A segment of the Erythrobacter sp. F6033 genome:
TGAAAGATCGTCAGCCAAGGCGTTCAGATAAGCATCGTCATCATGGTAAGGCGGCACAAATCGAAGCGCCGGCTGCCAGCGCATTTGGCCCAGAACGCGGGCGACCTCGTCAAAAACAGTTGCCGTCGTCGCAGCGCAATATTGCGGATACATCGGCGCGATCAAAATCCGGTCGCAACCCTTTTCGGTCAGCTCGCCCAAGCGCTGCTCAATCGACGGCGAACCATAACGCATCGCGTAATCAACCACGACATTCTCACCGAAATCACCAGCAATCGCTTCCGCTTGGCTCGCGGTGATATCAGCGAGCGGCGACCCACGATCCGTCCATATCTTGGTATACGCTTTTGAGCTTTTTTTTGGCCGCGTATTTAGAATGATCCCGCGCAGAATTGGCTGCCATGCGATCTTTGGAATTTCGATCACGCGTGGATCAGACAGGAATTGTTTGAGGTACTTCTTCACCGACTTGGGATCAGGCCCATCGGGCGTGCCAAGATTGATCAGCAATACACCTATCGCCCCGCTTTTGACGGGGGGGTGATCATCGGAAAGGCGCTGTGTCTGCCAAGTCATGATGGGAGTAACGCCTCAGGCGCGATCTGTATCCTTCATGTGCAAAGTATCGGTCTTGCGATGCGAGAAAGGCAAAGTTTAAATCCCGCCGGAAAGTAGGGGTAGGCGCCTCAAGCGCAAGCCCGTGGCAGAAAACAGTGCGTTGGCAATGGCTGGAGGTGCAACAACTGCCCCCAATTCGCCGGGATCAGCAGGCGCCGCAGAACTGGCGATAAGCTCCACGTCAATCTCCGGGCAATCGGCCAAGGTTGGTAAGCCAAGATCCGCATAGTCAAAGCTTTCCGGCAATCCGGCACGAAAACGAATTGCATTGCCAAGCGCTGTACCAATTCCGAATATCAGTCCGCCTTCGATTTGCTGGCGAGCGATGTCAGGATTGATGACCTGCCCAATATCCACCGCGACTGAAAGCCGCGTGACCCGCACGCCGCCTTCGCCCTGCCGCGCTGTCGCGATGCAGGCGATCCGGCCACCAGTCTTGGCATCGCCGATCCGGTGACATGCAAGCCCCTGACCGCTTTGGTCTGCGCCGCCATTCCATTCTGCCATTTGGGCGGCTTTCTGAAGGCAGGTGGCCATGCGGATATCATCGCCGAGCATCGCCATCCGATAGGATAACGGCTCACGGCCATTCTCCTGAACGATCTCGTCAATAAAACTTTCGATCGCAAATGCGGTGTAAGTGTTTGCATTGCCTCGCACCCGACCCACCGGAAGGCCGATCTCAACCGGGATGTGTTCGACGACCAAACTTGGCAAGCGATAGGGCGGCACTGCGCCTTCACAGGCAAGTGCATCTTTCTGGCCAGCGCTCTCTCGGACGGCAGCTGAAGACGTGAGATTGCCAAACAGCCGCTTACCGAATTCATGCGTTGCCGGCGGGCAAGCAATGCGCAAACGCATGGCATCAACATTCGCATCGCCGCCCTGCGATAGTTGCGCACCAATCAGCACATAGGCTGGATTGCGCGGGCGCCCCAAAACCATCTCTTCGCGTCTTGGCCAAGTGAGC
Coding sequences within it:
- the hemH gene encoding ferrochelatase encodes the protein MTWQTQRLSDDHPPVKSGAIGVLLINLGTPDGPDPKSVKKYLKQFLSDPRVIEIPKIAWQPILRGIILNTRPKKSSKAYTKIWTDRGSPLADITASQAEAIAGDFGENVVVDYAMRYGSPSIEQRLGELTEKGCDRILIAPMYPQYCAATTATVFDEVARVLGQMRWQPALRFVPPYHDDDAYLNALADDLSRQVGGLSFRPEVMLMSFHGMPQRTLEKGDPYHCHCHKTARLLRERLADRPEFGGVRFETTFQSRFGPAQWLEPATDDTLIAEGEKGTKHLVVAAPGFAADCVETLEELAIEGRDEFIEAGGEDYAVLDCLNVSQSGVQMLDAMIRRELSGWI